The DNA window AGAACTATTATTCCATAGGCCTGAAAAGGAACGTGAATGCCCGGTTTAATTACGGACAGCAGGAATATGATTTTGATTCCGGCGTGCTGTGCTTTGTGTCCCCGCTCCAGTTTCTTCGGATTGAAATGAAGCTGGATGTGGAAGTAGCGCCCACTGGATACCTGCTGCTGATCCACCCCGATTTTCTTTGGGGAACGTCCCTGATCAGGAAAATGAAATCCTATGAGTTTTTCAGCTACCGGATCAATGAAGCCCTGTTTCTGTCAGAAAAAGAAGAGAATATCATCGTTGACCTGTTTAAAAATATTGAAAAGGAATACCGGAACAACATCGATAAGTTTACCCAGGAACTGATAGTTGCCCAGCTGGAACTGTTCCTGATCTATTCTGAACGGTTTTATGAACGGCAATTCCTTACCCGGAAAAAATCCAGCCATGAGCTGCTTGACAAATTCGAGGAAGTCCTTTCCGGTTATTTTGAAAATGGAAGCCTTCTGGAACATGGTATTCCTTCCGTCACCGCCATTGCGGAACAGCTGAATATCTCTCCCAATTATCTCGGCAGCCTGCTGCGAATCCATACGCAACAGAATACGCAACAGCATATCCAGAACAAGCTGATCGATTATGCCAAGGAACGCCTGAGCACTACGAATTTATCTGTGAGTGAAATTGCTTATGAACTGGGATTTGAGCATCCGCAGTCGTTCAGCAAGCTTTTTAAGCAGAAAACCAGTCAATCGCCGCTGGAATTCAGGAAATTGTTTCACTGAGTTTCTCCATGATACAAAAGACAGAAGCCAGGATGGCTTCTGTTTTTTTAATGATTTAATTTCCATTAATAATTCGACTGGATGATGTTATTGATAAGACCGTTTTCAACAGGGTTATCGCCACCGTTGTTATAAAAATCAAGCGGAATAATACCTAACCGTTTCTTCCCGGAATACCGGGTATAATCCCGCAGCCACGGATCCATGGCGGGATCTATCCCTAAACCGCCCCAGGCATACTGGTAGGGCGTATGATGCATGAATCCGACGGCAATACTATTGAACGTTAGATAAAGAATCTGCTGATTAGCGGCATCCGTTTTTACTGCTCTTTCCAAATTAGCCTGTACCAGTTCTGCCTTTTTATGGGTATCATAGCTCTGGTAGTTGTCTTCAATGTAAAATTTCTGCTGGTTGGCGTTTACCGATTCAAATGTCTGATCATCCTGCCACGGCCCGAAACGGACTCCGACCGCATTTTTATCGATTCCGGAAGTTCCCACATTCAGGTCAAACCGGTAGAAAAATACGATTTTCCCTCTCGCCTGCTGAAGGTCAGGGATTGTATTGCCTTTGTAATACAGGGAATCATATTTCTTGAGGTAGGTAATAAAGTTGGCAGAAATATCCTCCCCTCCCTTTTCATTATTTACAGACATCAGGATTACTTCGGATGGATGGCTTTTCAGGAAAGCATCACAGGCATCGAGTACCTGCCCGAAACTTACATCGCAGGAAACAAATCCATGATACAGCACCAGAGGATCTGAAGTATTGGAATCGTTCACCAGCCGGATGTCCTGAAAGCGTATGCCGTCTTCAAGCTGCCTTCCAATGTCATAATTCTGGCATCTTGCTCCTACAATTACGGAAGATATTTTATAGGTTCCGGAATCATGGGTTCCCGGCACGCTAAGGGCCAGCAAAGAAGTATTCTGGCTGAGCTTGCCCATCCATTCCGTCATATTGAGGGAAAAATAAAACTCGTTGACCCCGGATACTGCAATATTGCAGTTGAAATCGGTTCCCGGATCTGTAGAAAGCATATAAACATTCCCGGTTTTCTTAAGTTGCCGGCTGCCGATCCACCAGTTGTTCTGAGACATCCAGTTGTGCCCCTGTCCGATCACGACGCCGTTGATCTGGCAATGTTTATTATTGTAATCAAAAGAAAGATTACAGGTGAAAGCAAAATTCAATTCAGCGGGCATGCTTTCGGAAGTGCTGCATCCGATAGCAATGCCGCCTGAGATCTGGTTTCTGAACCAGCCGGCTACTCCATCGCTGCCTTTTCTTCCGGCCCGCACCATAATTTCCCAGGCATTGCTTCCTTTATTAGTTACCGAAGGCGTATTTTCCCAGGGCTGCCCGGAAGTAATGGAATGATCTGTAATAGAGATCTGTAAATTGCTTACCCCATCCATTACATGAAGGATAAAGGCATTGTCACGAATTGTTGGCATAATATTTAGGATTTAGGTTAAAACTGATAAACAAGATTTTCGGTTATAAATTCCTTCTTCATTACCTCAAAATTAGACGGAAATGCACAAACGCAACTGAGGGTAAATACTGATTTTCAAAAACGGGGGTTTTTACTTATTATTCAATCAAAGTATCCGGAATATCCGGACAATTACAGCCATGCATTTTACATGAACACAATTTTCTCTATATTTGTACAAAGCACGAATACCGCAACTATGGAAAAGCTAAAAAATCTAAGAAAACAAAGAGGAATCTCTCAGGAAAAGCTGGCAAGCGTCATCTCAACAGATCCATCCAACTACTCCCGGAAAGAAAGAGGGGAAGTAAGAATGTATGATGATGAATGGGAAAAACTGGCCAAAGCACTGGAGGTGGAAGTGGATGATATCAAAGAGGAAAAACCCCTAAATATCGTTAACAACAATCCTATTTTTCACGATAATTCCGGAAACTTCAATCAATATTTTAATGTACCGGAACATGTACTAGGGAATCTTAATGATTATATTAATTTATTGAGAGAACAGAATGAGGCTTTGAAACAGGAAAATGAAAGGCTGAAAAACAGTTAGAAACATGGAGAGACCAATAGGTTTCTCTTTTTTTTTTTTACGATACCTCAGATTTATCATTTACAAAGCTCAAAACCTCACTGAAGGAAGATAACAGCCTTTATATCTTATTGATAAAGACTATTTCGTATTGAATATAACATTAAAAATTAATTTGTATTTTTGATTAAAAGATATCAGTTATGGATCTTCAAACAAGAAAATTACATTTGATCACTTACCTTGCTCAATTGCAGGATGAGCTGTTTTTTGACAAAATTGAAAAATATGTTTTTTCAAAATCAGAGAAAGAAGATTATGTTCAGCCTTTTTCTATGGAAGAATTCAATCAAAGAATTGACCGGTCATTAGATGATTCAGACAACAATAGAGTAACCGAATCTGATGAATTGCTTTTTGAAATAAGGCAATGGGAATGAAAGTATTCTGGACAGACTTTGCGAAAGAACAATTAAAAAACATTTTTGATTACTACAAAGTAAGAGTGAATCAGAGAATTGCGAAGGATCTTATCACCGGAATTGTGAAAAAGACAAAAACGCTCGAACTTCAAAAAGAAATGGGACAAAAAGAAGAATTGCTTTTACCCAGAAAAGAGAATTTCAGATATTTGGCTTATAAAAATTATAAAATTATCTACTGGTGTAACACAAAAGTAGACAGAATCGAAATTACTGATGTTTTCGATACCAGACAAAATCCTGGAAAAATGCAGGAAAGACAATAAAAAAGAGAAGCTTACAGGCTTCTCTTTTTCTATATCATTTATTTATTCAAACTTCTTTTTCCTCAGCCAGAAGAACAGTCCTCCCAGCAGTCCGATGATGGCAAGCGGCAGCAGTAAATTCAGCCATTGCCAGTTGGTTTTTTCTTCGGTAATCCTCTGCCGGTCGAGAAGCCTTTCTTCGATGTTGCGGTTTCTCAGTTCCATAAGGTTGCTGTCATCCAACAGATAATCCAGGGCATTTCTGAGGAACTGTTCGTTTCCGAACTGTTCATTGGTCAGCATATCCACGCCTAACGGCAACGGCTGTCCCTTGATGACTTTATTCCGTCCTACATCACCGTCCGCAATCACGATCATTTTATTCTCCGGACTCACCGCTTTAAAACCGGGATATGATTTCCGTTCAATCCTGGATGCATAGGCAGACGTGAATTTCCCTTCAAGGGATACGGCATATATTTTCGGAGTGCTCGGCTTTTCCATTTGTCCTAAACTGTCTACGCTGGCGATTTCCTTCAGGTCTACATAATTCGGGACCTGTTTCAGCAGGGTTCTTTCGCTGGATTCGAAAAGTACGTTGGTTTTGATGTTTTTCCTTCCGAGCGTATCGATGGAAGTCGGGAACTCAAATTTTACCGGATTGATATTTTTGGTTACCGGGTTATCTTTTTCAGCGATTCCTAATGGGAAATACGGCCAGGGAAGGCTGGTGTACTGCGGGTTCCCGCCTACTTCACCGGTGACCAGCCTCAGCAGGGCAAATTTCTTCACATCCTTTACCAGGGCAGGATTGATCCTGATCCCGTAATTGAAGAAGAAATCGGTCATATTGATGTCTACCGGGAACGGCATTACCTTTTTGGATCGTGTCAGGGTATCCATTTCGGCATTCACGGCATCAATCATCCATAAGGTCCTGCCTCCGTTCATGATGTACTGGTCCAGGATCACCTTTTCATTATCGGTAAAGGCTTTTCTGGGCTTGGCAATCA is part of the Chryseobacterium camelliae genome and encodes:
- a CDS encoding helix-turn-helix domain-containing protein, translated to MKETFRFNSISDFHAFCGLPKPEHPLISLIDYSKVQYPVNDDEMKWIQNYYSIGLKRNVNARFNYGQQEYDFDSGVLCFVSPLQFLRIEMKLDVEVAPTGYLLLIHPDFLWGTSLIRKMKSYEFFSYRINEALFLSEKEENIIVDLFKNIEKEYRNNIDKFTQELIVAQLELFLIYSERFYERQFLTRKKSSHELLDKFEEVLSGYFENGSLLEHGIPSVTAIAEQLNISPNYLGSLLRIHTQQNTQQHIQNKLIDYAKERLSTTNLSVSEIAYELGFEHPQSFSKLFKQKTSQSPLEFRKLFH
- a CDS encoding phosphatidylinositol-specific phospholipase C, which produces MPTIRDNAFILHVMDGVSNLQISITDHSITSGQPWENTPSVTNKGSNAWEIMVRAGRKGSDGVAGWFRNQISGGIAIGCSTSESMPAELNFAFTCNLSFDYNNKHCQINGVVIGQGHNWMSQNNWWIGSRQLKKTGNVYMLSTDPGTDFNCNIAVSGVNEFYFSLNMTEWMGKLSQNTSLLALSVPGTHDSGTYKISSVIVGARCQNYDIGRQLEDGIRFQDIRLVNDSNTSDPLVLYHGFVSCDVSFGQVLDACDAFLKSHPSEVILMSVNNEKGGEDISANFITYLKKYDSLYYKGNTIPDLQQARGKIVFFYRFDLNVGTSGIDKNAVGVRFGPWQDDQTFESVNANQQKFYIEDNYQSYDTHKKAELVQANLERAVKTDAANQQILYLTFNSIAVGFMHHTPYQYAWGGLGIDPAMDPWLRDYTRYSGKKRLGIIPLDFYNNGGDNPVENGLINNIIQSNY
- a CDS encoding helix-turn-helix domain-containing protein: MEKLKNLRKQRGISQEKLASVISTDPSNYSRKERGEVRMYDDEWEKLAKALEVEVDDIKEEKPLNIVNNNPIFHDNSGNFNQYFNVPEHVLGNLNDYINLLREQNEALKQENERLKNS
- a CDS encoding type II toxin-antitoxin system RelE/ParE family toxin, with the translated sequence MKVFWTDFAKEQLKNIFDYYKVRVNQRIAKDLITGIVKKTKTLELQKEMGQKEELLLPRKENFRYLAYKNYKIIYWCNTKVDRIEITDVFDTRQNPGKMQERQ
- the gldG gene encoding gliding motility-associated ABC transporter substrate-binding protein GldG, giving the protein MKKISFRSPLGIVLFLILPLAVVLYISGIRLDLTKEKRYTLSENTVKVLESVKKPLTVDVYLEGDFPASFKQLQSETRFMLEEFRKINPKIDFKFIDPIKSKISQDTLMAMGMQPSVLPDIKDGKVSQIYLFPYAVIKYNNRGVSIPLVVQQTGIDADAQLNKSIENLEYNLVSNIKNVSADKRKKIGVLVNQDELSPDEFQGFMHLALENYDAGPIIPKNQKELSLADVPLLKQMSALVIAKPRKAFTDNEKVILDQYIMNGGRTLWMIDAVNAEMDTLTRSKKVMPFPVDINMTDFFFNYGIRINPALVKDVKKFALLRLVTGEVGGNPQYTSLPWPYFPLGIAEKDNPVTKNINPVKFEFPTSIDTLGRKNIKTNVLFESSERTLLKQVPNYVDLKEIASVDSLGQMEKPSTPKIYAVSLEGKFTSAYASRIERKSYPGFKAVSPENKMIVIADGDVGRNKVIKGQPLPLGVDMLTNEQFGNEQFLRNALDYLLDDSNLMELRNRNIEERLLDRQRITEEKTNWQWLNLLLPLAIIGLLGGLFFWLRKKKFE